GCAACAAGCAGTCGTTCTTCGGCGACAGCAATGTCCACGGGCTCGAGGGCGTGCGCTTCTACACGCGCCTGCGGACGGTGACGTCGCGCTGGCCGGGCAGCGAAGGCGGGGCGAGCGATTTCTCCATGCCCACGCCCGGCACCTGACTCGCAGGCGACGCAGCGCTTTGCGCCGCAGGCCGGCCGCTCAACGATAACCTTCCGCCTGCAGGCGGAAGAGTTTCGCATAGAGGCCGTTGGCGGCGAGCAATTGCGCGTGCGTGCCGTATTCGCTGATGCGGCCGTGTTCGATCACGGCAATATGGTCGGCCTGGCGCACGGTCGAGAAGCGGTGCGAGATCAGGATCGAGATCCGTCCGCGCGTGTGCTCCTTGAAGTACGCGAACAGTTCCGCCTCCGCTCCGGCATCCATCGAGGCGGTAGGCTCGTCGAGCACGAGCACGTCGGCGCAGCTGCGCATGAAGGCGCGCGAGAGCGCCATCTTCTGCCATTGCCCGGTGGACAGCTCCTTGCCGCCGCGGAACCAGCTGCCGAGCTGGGTGGCGAAGCGCTTCTCCATACGCTCGATGAAGGGCATTGCCATGCCCTTGCGGGCGGAGTCCTCCCAGCGCTCTTCGTCAGTGAAGGCGCCGACGTCGCCGGCGCCGATGTTCTCGCCCACGGTGAACTGGTACTTGTTGAAGTCCTGGAAGATCACGCCGATCTGCCGGCGCAGCGACTGCGGGTGCCACTCGCGCACATCGAGCCCGTGCACCAGCACTCGACCAGAACTCGGTTGATATAAACCGCATAATAGCTTGATTAAAGTGGATTTACCGGCACCATTCTCACCGACCAATGCGAGGCTCTCGCCGGGCCGGACGTGCAGGTTGATGTCCATGAGTGCCGGCGTGGCAGCGCCGGGGTAGGTGAACGAGACGTGCTCGAAACGCACGCCATCGGCCGGGTCGGGCCCCTGTGCGCCCGTGCCCCAGCCGTAGGTCGGCGCCTGCTCCAGGTATTCGTACAGGTTGGTGAGATAGAGGTTGTCCTCGTACATGCCGCCGATCGAGCCGAGGCTCGCCGAGACCGCGGCCTGCCCCTGGCGGAACAACACCAGGTACATGGTCATCTCGCCGATGGTGATCGCCGCGCCCACCGCGGCGATGGCGATCCAGGCGTAGGCGCCGTAGAGCGCGCCGGTACCGACCAGCGCGAGCAGCATGCCCCAGATCTCCCGCCGCAGGGTGAGCGCGCGGTCCTCGCGATAGATCTTGTCGAAGATCGCCCGGTAGCGTTCGAGCAGCATCGGCCCGAGCTGGAAGAGCTGCACCTCCTTGGCGTGGTCCTCGCGCGACATCACGATCTCGAGGTAGTTCTGCATGCGCGCTTCCGGCGCCCGCATGCGAAAGAGCCGGAACGCGTCGCCAGAGAACTTGGTTTCGGCGAGAAAGGCGGGCAGGCCGGCCAGTGCCAGCAGCACGAGTGCCCAGGGCGAGAACCGCGCGATCAGCACGCTGAAGCTCGCCAGCGCCACGAGCTGCTGGAAGAGCGCAAAGGTACGCATGACGAGCGAGAGGGGGCGGCTGGATGCTTCGCGGCGCGCGCGTTGCAGCTTGTCGTAGAACTCCGCGTCCTCGAACTGCGTCAGGTCGAGCGTGAGCGCCTTCTGCAGGATCATCTCGTTGACGCGATAACCGAGCTGCGCGCGCAGCAGCGCCTGGCAGGCGTTGATGCCGCGCTGCGCGCCGCCGAGCAAAGCGATCACCACGCCCTCGTATGCAACGAGTTCGAGTACGCCCGCATAAACCGGCGCGGCGCCGGCGCCGACTGCACCGACCTGGGCGACGACCGCATCGATGACCAGTTTGCCGATCCAGGCCGCCACCGCCGGCAGTACGCCGGCCACCACGGTCAGCGACGCGAGCAGCACGGTCAGTTGCCGGTTGGTGGCCCAGACCAGTTCCACCGCGCGCCGCGTGTACTTCAGCACCGCGGCATTGCGCAACATTTCTTCGAGCCAGCCGGTCGAGGCGGGCGCCTGGACGCCGGAGCCCTGAGCGTGGGGCGGGAGGCTGGTCTGGGGCGTAGCCACGGTCAGGTTGCCGGTCAGCGCTCGACGGTGCGCATGCGGGCGGCCGCGCAGGTCTTGCCGGGAATCGCCCGGCCGGGCAGGTCATTGAGCATGGCGCGATTATAGGTTCATCGCCGATTGGCGGAGACGGCTACCCAGGCGCCGGTCTGCTCCCGCGTAGTGGCGGCTGGCGGGGACGCCTGCTTCCGACACGCCTGTCGTGACCTCGCCGCCAGCCGCCCGGGTGAGTCCGGATCAGCGGCGGCACGCCGCCCGCGGTTTGCGGGCAGGGGGTGGCCCGGTGTCCGGCGAGAGCACGTGTGGAGCCGGCTGCCAGGAGGGCAGCAGCCGGCGTAACCCGTAGCGACGAGCACAGGGACGTGCGAGGAGCGGCGCTCGCCGGACACCGGGGCACCACCACTCGCGCGAGCCGGGTGCGGACAGCTCCGCCAGCGGAGTCCGCGCGGAACCCACGTATCGCCTTCGCACGCGTTCCGCACAGCGGCGATGAACCCGATCAGAGGGCGGCGGCAGCGCTTGCCTTTCCCGCAGCGGTCACGCGGTAATCTATCTGTAAGGTCGCGGACGAGATAATCGTCGTAATCGCGAAATTGGGCTGCTCATGTATCTCCTGCTGGTTGAAGACGACCTGAACCTCGGCAATGCGCTGCACAAGCTCCTGCGCGCGCAGTTCAACGTCGATTGGGTCCGCAACCTGGCCGCCGCGCGCAGCCGCTTTGCCGCTGCCGACTACGACGTCGTCCTGCTCGATCTCGGCCTGCCGGATGGCGACGGCGTGCAATGGCTCGAGGCGTTGCGCGCGGAGGGCTGCCAGACCCCGGTCCTGATCGTCTCGGCTCGGGACCAGCTCGATGACCGGGTCAAGGGGCTCGACACCGGGGCGGACGATTACCTCGTCAAACCGTTCGAGCCCGAGGAGTTGCTGGCGCGCATCCGCGCGCTGTTGCGCCGGAGCGCGGGGACGGCACAACCGCGCTTCACCGTCGGCGCGCTCAGCTACGCACCCGACACGCAGCAGTTCTGCCTCGATGAGCGACCGCTCAGCCTCTCGCCGCAGGAGCGCGGCATCCTTGCGGTGCTCGTGCAGGCGGGGGAGAAGCCGGTGAGCCGCGAGCGTCTGCTCCAGCAACTCTACGGCCTCGGCGAAGGTGTGGATTCGAACACGTTGGAGGTGCGTATCCACGCGCTGCGCCGGCAGATCGGCAAGGATCGGATCGAGACCGTGCGTGGCATCGGCTATCGGCTGGTGGCGTTGTGAACATCCGACTGTCCCATGTGGCGGCGCTGCTGGCGTTGACCATGGTGGTCACGGCGGCGGTCGGCGTCGTGGCAACCTACCGGGAGGCGGGCGATGAGTTGCGCGACGTCCTCGACGACGATCTCGAGAACCAGGGCCGGCTGCTCGCGCGCCTCCTCGTGGCGGAAAGCGGCGGGCTGTCGGCCGACAATCTCGGCACGTTGCTTCGCAGGACTTTCCGGCCAGACGAGGAGGACACCCTCTGGGTCAGCGTGTACGACGTCGCCGACGGGCGTTTCGCCAGCAACCTGGCCCACGACCTGCCGCTGGCGGACTCGCGCAACGGCAGGCTGCGGCTGCGGTTCGACGGCCACGACTGGGAGGGCTACCAGCGGCGCGAGGGCGACCTGGTCGTGCAGCTCCTGCGCCGCACAGACCAGTACGGCGAGGTGGGGCAGGAGATCCTCGAGGAGATCACCATGCCGGTGCTCGTCGGCAGCGTGGTCAACCTGGCATTGCTCGCCGGGCTGATCGGTCTGTCGCTATGGCCGATTGCGCGCCTCGCGCGCGAGATCGAAAGCCGCAATGCGGATTCTCTCGCACCGGTGGTGCTGCCAACGCGCGCGGCCGAGATCGCCGTCCTGCGCGATACGCTGAACGGCATGATGACCGGCGTCGACACGGCGCTGAAGCGCGAGCGGCAGTTCGCGAGCGACGTGGCGCACGAGCTGCGCACGCCGCTGACGACGCTGAAGCTCGAACTCGCCGGCGACGCGCCCGACCACAAGGCGATGAAGTCCGAGGTGGACCGGCTGGCACGGCTCGTGGAGCAGCTGCTGACCCTGGCGCGCCTCGACCAGGGGCGGTGGCGGGCGGGTTTCACGCCGGTCGGTTTGCAGGCGCTGTATGCGCCGGAAATCGAGCGCTTCACAGCCCGGATGGAGCAGGCCGGAATGTCCCTGCAGAGTGATCTCGGCACGGTGACGATCAATGGCGAGGCGACGCTGTTGCAGGTCCTGCTGCAGAACCTGCTCAAGAACGTCCTCGATCATTGCCCTCCCGGAACGCGCACCTTCGTGCGGCTGTACAGCCCGGCCGGACGGCCGGTGCTGGAGGTCAGCGACACCGGGCCGGGAATCGCCGAGCTGCAACGCCGGCAGATGGGCGAGGGCTTCCGGCGCCTCGACAGCCGCAGCGAAGGGCTCGGGATCGGGCTCACCATCTGCCAGCGGATCGCACAGGTGCACGGCGCGTCGCTGGAGTTTCTCGCCCGCGATGATGGCGCGCCAGGCCTGCGGGTGCGCGTTACGTTCGCGCAGTAAGGTAACTGTAATGCGTGAACAGCCAGACTGAACATGTCCCAACACTGATACAGGAGATCTAACGTGAAGATGACAGTGATTTCGACTGGAGCCGTTCTCAGCCTCGCCGCCTTTGCCGCTGCGGCCAATCAGCAGACCGCCGGTGGCTTCCAGGGCCCCGACAACCTGCAGCTCGTGACGGTGGCCGATGCCCAGAAGCTCAGTGACGACACGATGGTCAAGATGCAGGGTTTCATCGTCAGATCCCTGGGCGACGAGAAGTACGAGTTCAAGGACGAGACGGGCACCATCACCGTCGAGATCGACAACGAGGACTGGCGCGGCGTGGAAGCGACGCCGGAGACGCGGATCGAAGTGCGTGGCGAGATCGACAAGGAGTGGAACCGGGTCGAGGTGGACGTGGATTCCGTCCAGGTGGCGCCGTGAGCGACGGCTTGGTCCAATCGGGCGTGCGGCTGTACCGGGTCTGGGACCCGGTACAGCGCATTTTCCACTGGCTCAACGTGCTGTGCGTGATGGCCCTGGTGGCCGTCGGCACGACCATTCTCTGGGGCGCGGAGCTCGGCGTGTCGGCCGAAGGCAAAGTCCTCCTGAAGACGGTCCACGTCTGGGTCGGCTATGTGTTCGCGGCGAATCTCGCCGTGCGGATCGCCTGGGCGTTCGTGGGCAGCCCCTTCAGTCGCTGGCGGGCGCTGCTGCCATTCGGCCGTGGCTACCTGCAATCGCTGCGTGACTTTGCGGCGGGAGCAAAAGCGGGCCACGCGCCGCGCTACCTCGGCCACAACCCCATCGGCCGGCTCATGGTCACGCTGCTCCTCCTGCTGATGACCGTGCAGGCAGTCAGCGGCCTGGTGCTCGCCGGCACGGACATCTACTACCCGCCACTCGGCGCCTGGGTTGCCGGATGGGTGGCAGCGGCCGGCGTGGATCCCGCCACGCTGCTCCCCGGCGACAAGACACTCGTCGATGCAGCGGCCTGGGCCGAGATGCGTGCCTTCCGCGGGCCGTTCATCGAGACCCATGAAACCGTTTATTTCATCGTGCTCGGTGCCATCGCCCTGCACATCATCGGTGTCGTCGTGGGAGAACTGCGCGAAGGCGGCACGCTCGTCTCGGCCATGTTCTCCGGGCGCAAGGCGCTCGACGCGCCGCCGGTCGATCAGGCGTAATCCGCCAGGGCCTGTCGACATTCGTGTCCGGCATTGAGCCACACGAGCGATGGGCTGAGCGCTTGGAAGCAACTACGATCAATGAATGTCAACAGGCCCTAGCACTCGACTTCGGTGGCGAACTCGCCGGGTTGCTGCAGATGCAGGCGCAAGCAGGCGTCGGCGATCGCTTCGGGGCTGCGTTTCGGGTCGCCGGGGCGCACCTGCCCCGCCACGGTGACGGTGGCCACATGGATGCCGGTGTCCTTGAGGGCGCCGGCGAGCATGAAGGCGAGACTACGGATGCCGGCCTTGCCGATCGACAGGGAGCCGAACTGCGCGACGGGTCGCGTGGCGAACATCGAGCCGGTCAGCAGGATCGTGCCGCGATTCTCGCGGCGCATGCCCGGCAGCACGGCATGGACGGCAGTCATGGCCCCGGCGACATTCACCTTGAAGTCGTCGAGCAGCGAGGGCGCTGATTCCTCCAGGATGTTCTTCCACTTGATGTGGGCTGCGTTGTAGAGCAGTACGGACGCCGGGCCGCGCGCTTCCTCGATGGTCGCGAGCGCCCGGGCCAGCGCGTCCGGATCGCCCGCGTCCGCCAGCGCGTGAGAGGCATCGATGCCTGTGTCCTGCAATGCGCGCGCGTGTGCCGCGAGTTTCCCTGCGCTGCGCGCGACCATGCCCACACCAAAGCCCTCGCGGCCAAAGCGCGTGGCGACTGCGCTGCCGATCCCGGGGCCCATGCCGACGATGACGATCAGTGGCTTGTTCATGCGCCGCCCGGACGATGATCAGCGTGGTGCACGCGCTGCCTGCCGGGCCCGGCGTGGTTCGTGGCCGGTTGCCCGCTGCGCGCTGTTGGGGCCGTGCCCATGGTCGCTAGCGACGGAATTCACCTTCGCGTTCGGGCTGATAGGTGACTTCTTCGATGTGTACGCGCAAGACGCCGCCGCCGGGCTTCGGCCACTCGATCACGTCGCCCCGCGACAGGCCGAGCAGCGCGCTGCCGACCGGTGCCAGGATCGAGATGGTGCCGCCGCTGGTGTCGACATCCGCCGGATACACCAGCGTCAGGTGAAACTCCTTCGACGACGACTCGATCCTGAACCTCACGGTCGAGTTCATCGTTACGACGTCGGGCGGCATTTTCGCCGGGTCCACGATATCCGCCCGGGCAAGTTCCGCCTCCAGGTCATCCCTGCCGGGGAAATCCTGGTCGGGAAGCGACTTCAACAGAGACTCGATCCGTTGCAGATCGAGCGACGAGACGACAATCGTTGGTTTCATGACGAACTTCTTTCCTGATTACGCATGGCCGGCGGGCAACGCGACACCAGCCGGTGGTCCCGGGGGCGTCGGGCGGCCCGCAGCGGGCGAGCCCACCCGCAGGCTGCCAGGCCGGCTTCCACAAAAAGGAGCATTATCCAATACATATCGCCCGCGAGCACGCGCCGCGACATCGGGTCGCAGGCGGCCACGGGGCCTAGGATACCGGAGCATTTGCCTGTCCGAGCATGGGGGCGCTGAGCGCTGAGCGCGGCCATGGCCGATTCGCCCTGCAGGCTTGCTCAAACAATCAAAAGCTCCGGTACCTCTCTTAGAATACGGCCATGAACCGACGAGCGTTGCTGTTGATCTTCATTGCCCTGATCGTGGTCGTCGGGGTGCTCGGCGGGTACAAATATTGGCGCGTGACGTCGGCGATTGCGGCCGGCGCTGCCTTCGCCAACCCGGCCGAGGCGGTGAACGTCGCGCAGGCCCACCCGATCCGCTGGCAGGTCGACGCCAGCGCCCCGGGCACCGTGGTGGCGCGCGAGTTCGTGACCCTGAGCAACGAACTGCCCGGTACGGTGGCCCGCGTCGAATTCCGCTCCGGCGAGATCGTCGAGGCCGGCCAGGTGCTGCTCGAACTCGATACGCGCACGGAGCGGGCGGACCTGCGCAGCGCCGAGGCGGACATCACGCTCGCCCGGCTTACGGCAGAGCGCACCCGCAAGCTGATCGAGCAGCGCGCCGGCACGCAGGCCGATGCGGACCGTGCCGAGGCACAACTCGCGCAGGCAGAGGCGCGCCGCGATGTGATCGCAACGACCATTCAGCGGCGCACCCTGCGCGCGCCGTTCCGTGGCCGTATCGGCCTGCGCGACGTGCACCCCGGCCAGTACCTGGCTGCCGGCACCGGGCTTACGACCCTCGAGAGCGTGTCGGACAGTGTCTACGTCGACTTCCGCATGCAGCAGGAAATCGTGGCGCAGCTCGCGCCGGGTGCCGAGCTGCGGCTCGGTGGCAGCGGTTTGCCGGCGGGCACGACCGCGATCATCCGCGCCATCGACGCGCGCGCGGACGAAGCCACGCGCACGGTGCGTGTCCGCGCCGAGGCGCCGGCCGCCGCCGGCCTCACTCCCGGCGCCTTCGTCGAGGTGACGGTGGCGGCCACCGCGCCGCGCGAGGTGCTGGCCGTGCCGCTGGCGGCAGTCAGGCGGGCCGCCTACGGCGACCACGTCTACGTCATCCACCTCGACGAGCAGGATCCGCAGCAGGCCACCGCCGAGCAGCGGTTCGTGCGGACCGGGCCGACGATTGCCACGGAGGTCGTGATCCTCGACGGGCTCACCGCAGGAGAG
This genomic interval from Gammaproteobacteria bacterium contains the following:
- a CDS encoding response regulator codes for the protein MYLLLVEDDLNLGNALHKLLRAQFNVDWVRNLAAARSRFAAADYDVVLLDLGLPDGDGVQWLEALRAEGCQTPVLIVSARDQLDDRVKGLDTGADDYLVKPFEPEELLARIRALLRRSAGTAQPRFTVGALSYAPDTQQFCLDERPLSLSPQERGILAVLVQAGEKPVSRERLLQQLYGLGEGVDSNTLEVRIHALRRQIGKDRIETVRGIGYRLVAL
- a CDS encoding ABC transporter ATP-binding protein — encoded protein: MLRNAAVLKYTRRAVELVWATNRQLTVLLASLTVVAGVLPAVAAWIGKLVIDAVVAQVGAVGAGAAPVYAGVLELVAYEGVVIALLGGAQRGINACQALLRAQLGYRVNEMILQKALTLDLTQFEDAEFYDKLQRARREASSRPLSLVMRTFALFQQLVALASFSVLIARFSPWALVLLALAGLPAFLAETKFSGDAFRLFRMRAPEARMQNYLEIVMSREDHAKEVQLFQLGPMLLERYRAIFDKIYREDRALTLRREIWGMLLALVGTGALYGAYAWIAIAAVGAAITIGEMTMYLVLFRQGQAAVSASLGSIGGMYEDNLYLTNLYEYLEQAPTYGWGTGAQGPDPADGVRFEHVSFTYPGAATPALMDINLHVRPGESLALVGENGAGKSTLIKLLCGLYQPSSGRVLVHGLDVREWHPQSLRRQIGVIFQDFNKYQFTVGENIGAGDVGAFTDEERWEDSARKGMAMPFIERMEKRFATQLGSWFRGGKELSTGQWQKMALSRAFMRSCADVLVLDEPTASMDAGAEAELFAYFKEHTRGRISILISHRFSTVRQADHIAVIEHGRISEYGTHAQLLAANGLYAKLFRLQAEGYR
- a CDS encoding cytochrome b/b6 domain-containing protein, which encodes MSDGLVQSGVRLYRVWDPVQRIFHWLNVLCVMALVAVGTTILWGAELGVSAEGKVLLKTVHVWVGYVFAANLAVRIAWAFVGSPFSRWRALLPFGRGYLQSLRDFAAGAKAGHAPRYLGHNPIGRLMVTLLLLLMTVQAVSGLVLAGTDIYYPPLGAWVAGWVAAAGVDPATLLPGDKTLVDAAAWAEMRAFRGPFIETHETVYFIVLGAIALHIIGVVVGELREGGTLVSAMFSGRKALDAPPVDQA
- a CDS encoding SDR family NAD(P)-dependent oxidoreductase, which translates into the protein MNKPLIVIVGMGPGIGSAVATRFGREGFGVGMVARSAGKLAAHARALQDTGIDASHALADAGDPDALARALATIEEARGPASVLLYNAAHIKWKNILEESAPSLLDDFKVNVAGAMTAVHAVLPGMRRENRGTILLTGSMFATRPVAQFGSLSIGKAGIRSLAFMLAGALKDTGIHVATVTVAGQVRPGDPKRSPEAIADACLRLHLQQPGEFATEVEC
- the rnk gene encoding nucleoside diphosphate kinase regulator — protein: MKPTIVVSSLDLQRIESLLKSLPDQDFPGRDDLEAELARADIVDPAKMPPDVVTMNSTVRFRIESSSKEFHLTLVYPADVDTSGGTISILAPVGSALLGLSRGDVIEWPKPGGGVLRVHIEEVTYQPEREGEFRR
- a CDS encoding NirD/YgiW/YdeI family stress tolerance protein, with product MTVISTGAVLSLAAFAAAANQQTAGGFQGPDNLQLVTVADAQKLSDDTMVKMQGFIVRSLGDEKYEFKDETGTITVEIDNEDWRGVEATPETRIEVRGEIDKEWNRVEVDVDSVQVAP
- a CDS encoding efflux RND transporter periplasmic adaptor subunit, producing MNRRALLLIFIALIVVVGVLGGYKYWRVTSAIAAGAAFANPAEAVNVAQAHPIRWQVDASAPGTVVAREFVTLSNELPGTVARVEFRSGEIVEAGQVLLELDTRTERADLRSAEADITLARLTAERTRKLIEQRAGTQADADRAEAQLAQAEARRDVIATTIQRRTLRAPFRGRIGLRDVHPGQYLAAGTGLTTLESVSDSVYVDFRMQQEIVAQLAPGAELRLGGSGLPAGTTAIIRAIDARADEATRTVRVRAEAPAAAGLTPGAFVEVTVAATAPREVLAVPLAAVRRAAYGDHVYVIHLDEQDPQQATAEQRFVRTGPTIATEVVILDGLTAGERVATEGSFKLRQGSRVKIVEPAEQPPAPAPAASPGS
- a CDS encoding ATP-binding protein, whose amino-acid sequence is MNIRLSHVAALLALTMVVTAAVGVVATYREAGDELRDVLDDDLENQGRLLARLLVAESGGLSADNLGTLLRRTFRPDEEDTLWVSVYDVADGRFASNLAHDLPLADSRNGRLRLRFDGHDWEGYQRREGDLVVQLLRRTDQYGEVGQEILEEITMPVLVGSVVNLALLAGLIGLSLWPIARLAREIESRNADSLAPVVLPTRAAEIAVLRDTLNGMMTGVDTALKRERQFASDVAHELRTPLTTLKLELAGDAPDHKAMKSEVDRLARLVEQLLTLARLDQGRWRAGFTPVGLQALYAPEIERFTARMEQAGMSLQSDLGTVTINGEATLLQVLLQNLLKNVLDHCPPGTRTFVRLYSPAGRPVLEVSDTGPGIAELQRRQMGEGFRRLDSRSEGLGIGLTICQRIAQVHGASLEFLARDDGAPGLRVRVTFAQ